A window of Mesomycoplasma lagogenitalium contains these coding sequences:
- the rnpA gene encoding ribonuclease P protein component — translation MKKENRLKKNWEFQDVINNKKQIVTKSLILYYKSFNIFQIGISVPKKFSNAVKRNYYRRQIKSILNKINYKEIKFQIVLILRKGFLNLSFQEKENEIIKIFRRLGSGEKN, via the coding sequence ATGAAAAAAGAAAATAGACTTAAAAAAAATTGAGAATTTCAGGATGTTATTAACAACAAAAAACAAATAGTTACTAAAAGTTTGATTTTGTATTATAAATCATTTAATATTTTTCAAATTGGTATTTCCGTTCCTAAAAAATTTTCAAATGCTGTAAAAAGAAATTATTACAGAAGACAAATTAAGTCAATATTAAATAAAATTAATTACAAAGAAATTAAATTTCAAATAGTTTTAATTTTAAGGAAAGGATTTCTGAATCTCTCCTTTCAAGAAAAAGAAAACGAGATTATTAAAATTTTTAGGAGGTTAGGAAGTGGAGAAAAAAACTAA